Proteins encoded in a region of the Quercus lobata isolate SW786 chromosome 8, ValleyOak3.0 Primary Assembly, whole genome shotgun sequence genome:
- the LOC115956465 gene encoding protein MAIN-LIKE 1-like, which yields MANVQMQDNRVIDIIKLLRLEGLFRAPSREIDNCLISALVERWRPETHTFHLPHGEMTITLQDVEVIFGLPIDGDVLVGPTAVVDDGAWRRLCTELLGFSPPNDNKTLVGQRILISRLVEAVAAPLPHDATEMQIHRYAQCYILALIGDKLFMDKSGDRVHLMFLDFMRNLRDPPQYSWGSGCLAWLYRELCRASKKGASQIGGACTLVQYWA from the coding sequence ATGGCAAACGTTCAGATGCAAGATAATCGAGTCATTGATATTATCAAATTGCTGAGGCTAGAAGGATTATTTAGAGCCCCTTCAAGAGAGATAGATAATTGCCTAATATCGGCCCTAGTTGAGCGATGGCGGCCGGAGACTCATACTTTCCATCTTCCACATGGTGAGATGACAATCACCCTACAAGATGTGGAGGTAATTTTCGGACTTCCTATAGACGGTGACGTCTTGGTTGGGCCGACTGCTGTGGTGGATGATGGGGCTTGGAGGCGATTGTGTACGGAGTTGCTGGGTTTTAGTCCGCCGAATGACAATAAAACATTGGTGGGGCAAAGAATTCTCATAAGCCGACTTGTTGAGGCCGTTGCAGCGCCATTGCCTCATGACGCAACGGAGATGCAGATACACCGGTATGCCCAGTGCTATATTTTAGCGCTAATAGGGGACAAACTTTTCATGGACAAGTCAGGAGATAGGGTGCATTTGATGTTCCTAGACTTCATGCGTAACCTTCGTGATCCGCCACAGTATAGTTGGGGTAGTGGTTGCCTGGCCTGGTTATATAGGGAGTTGTGTCGGGCAAGCAAGAAAGGGGCATCGCAGATTGGTGGGGCGTGCACGTTGGTCCAGTATTGGGCATAG